The Gossypium hirsutum isolate 1008001.06 chromosome D07, Gossypium_hirsutum_v2.1, whole genome shotgun sequence genome includes the window tttagtttttatatactTTAAATTAGCACAATTTGATCCTaccattattattgttgttatgatttagtccaaatcactAACACCAAGAAGAAATTTTGTTAGTCAGCTAATGTGATTTCTCTAATGACAAATTAATAAGACAATAAGTATTTTAATAACCATAATTTCAACtcttaaattatataaaaaaattcagattttgaattttttttaatttcaagtcaattttatttgacataatttgattctTCTCCTATTATTAATCTGGGTAAACTACAATAAAGGTTACACAATtaggattttttcttttttggtcatttaaccataaaaagttataaaatgatcatccaactattcaattttgtctttttaccACTCTCAGGCTAATGTAAAGCTGGAAACACCCCAAAATCCAAGGTAGTTGGGTgacttaaaaagataaaattaaataatttagtgactattttataacttttcataattgagtgactgaaaaagaaaaatgcccACTACTATTGACGTAGTTTACCCTATTAATATTATATCTTGTTGAAATCACTAAAACTATTAAAAGAATTCCTTCAGTcggctaaaattttttttaataaataagtattttttataaCCATAATTTTAGCCTTTTAAATGGcataaaaaatctattttcaaatttaaattttctcTTTTAGAAAAAGCCACATCAGCTTACTAACAAAATCTTTTCCAAGTGTTAGTGATTTAagactaaataataatattaaattatgtgaaattaaaagtataaggattaaattttgaaattgagtataGTAGAAGGACTTAAACTAGAATTTGactcttgaaaaaaaaaaaaggaaatggaCGTGAGAAATACCAGCTTCCGGTACTCTAGTGCGTAAAACATCTCCAGATAACGACGGCTCTTGTGGCGGTCAAGCTTGGAAACGTGCTTCCAAAAGCTATAAACTCCGGTCAGGGTCAATAATCTCTCGGAGTAAATCTTCCATGtgtatctaaattttaaaaaatgtaaaaaaaaaaaagaaggaaaaagaattaCCACAAAGATTATATAGTTAACGTAGGTAACAAGTAACAACACAAAAGAGCTTACTTCTCTTGGATACGTTTCAATCCACCATCGGAGATTTCATTCCAATGAGACGGGTCTTTCTTACATTTCTCGAAGAAACTGACGATGATCTCGGCGGCTTTGTCGCCCTGGTATGGATCAATGTTGAACCCGGATTTCCCATGGACGATAATCTCGGCAGGTCCGCCGTTGCAGGTGGCGAATGTAGGCAAACCACAAGTCATTGCCTCAACGACTGTCAATCCAAAGGCTTCGTATAATGCTGGTTGTACGAAGGCTCCTTTTGTGTCGCAAATGTAACGGTAAAGTTCACCATTCCGAATACGGTTCATTTGGGACGATATCCATCGAAATTGACCGTTTAATTTGTATTTTTCTATGAGTTCAAACATCTTCTTCATTTCAGCTTTCTCTTCCAAATCCTTTGATTCTTTTCTCCGGTCGCCGGCTACAACGACAAGGTTAACCAGCTCGCGTAACTTCGGGTTCTTCCCATACCACTCAACAAGGCCAGTTAAGTTCTTGACACGGTCCAGCCTTGCCATCGTGAACAGGACCGGTTTATTACGATCGTTTAGCACACATCTGTTGGAAAAATGATAGCTAGATATGTAAGTAAAGTCATTTTTGAATTAGGGTTTTTGCTAAGATATGACGAACACTTACATGTATTCTTCATTCTCGACTTTGCCATAAAGAAGGTCTTCGATTTCAGGATGGAAATGTTTCAACCGCCGTTTCTCGTCGGTGTAAGGGAAGAATGTGCTCATGTCAGCCCCGGGGGAGACGATATTGAATTTGGGATCGAACACATTGATGCCGTGTACGACACGGTAAAGACCAGGAAGAGTGAAAGCCGCGTGACTCTCATATTGTCCAACACTGTCCTTGCTGAAATCATACACATATATTGAAAAACATATCAAATCGTGTACTTACGAAGCACAtcgtatatatatacgtacataaatacatcatatatatacatgtatgtatgtatgtatgtatgtatgtatgtatgtatgtatacctTCCTGCAATTTCTTGGAAAGTACTTGTGATGATGAAATCAGTATGGTTCATTGCAATGAGATCAGCTGTAAATTGGCAAGAGAAATGGTATTTATCCTCAAGCTCCTTCCAGTATAAATCCGAATTCGGATACTTCGTCTTCTCCAAAGCGTGGGCGATCGTACACTATATAGGAGATTAGAAAAATGAGTCAATCAATCTGAAATACGACCGAAGATGAATTGACAAAAGATCGTTTATCACGAACCTGTGTAACTCCCAACTTATGCGCCAGCAATGAGGCAACGATGTTGCCGTCACTATAGTTTCCGATGATTAAATCAGGTTTGCATCGCATCTCTTTCGTGATTTCATTAGCAACATCCTTAAAACAAACATAATGTAATGACATGTAAGAAAAATATCCGAAGGAGACAAAGTGAAATCAACGTTACGTATATGGTTCACCTCAGTGTAGGTTTCTAAGTAGGGCCAAACTTCGAATCTAGAGATCCATTGACGTACGATTCCGTTTTCTGTTCTAAAGGGTACTCGAAGAATATCCGAATACTCTGTTCCGTGTACTTTCTCAACTCGTTCACTGCACGTTGTTCCGACAGCATCGGGGAGAAGCCTAGTGATCTGATAAAACAATGCATGGTTAAAAAAGTTCATAAACAACACTAGTAATCAATAACACGTACGATTAGGATACGAGGTGTAATGTCGAGTCCTTGTTGTTTGATACGCTGGATCATCTCGTTCTCCAAGGCTCGAACTTGATCCAAGATGTAAACGACTTGGCCACCTGTGTCGGGGTACCCCAAAACATTGTCTTGAGCAAAGTATCCATGTGGGGAAAGTATGACAACATTGAATACCATAGGCACTCTCCCAAGGAACTTCTCT containing:
- the LOC107942366 gene encoding sucrose synthase yields the protein MNDVCLFEQFGSYPSPIYMIVLDNVSFPSTSYYTSNICFELEEMAERFDETLTPHRNEILPFLLRIEGKGKGILQHHQIALLIEDYRKKLADGAFYEILRAIQEAIVLPPWVALAIRPRPGVWQYIKVNVHTFVVEDLTVSKYLHFKEQLVDGSANGNFVLELDFEPFNASFPRPTLSNSIGNGAEFLNRHFSATLFHDDNENMHPLLEFLKLHCLPRQRMPNLNMMMLNDKIQNLNALRHALRKAEEYLDTLPSETLYAEFEHEFREIGLEPGWGDTAEHVLEMIRILSDLLEAPNAYNLEKFLGRVPMVFNVVILSPHGYFAQDNVLGYPDTGGQVVYILDQVRALENEMIQRIKQQGLDITPRILIITRLLPDAVGTTCSERVEKVHGTEYSDILRVPFRTENGIVRQWISRFEVWPYLETYTEDVANEITKEMRCKPDLIIGNYSDGNIVASLLAHKLGVTQCTIAHALEKTKYPNSDLYWKELEDKYHFSCQFTADLIAMNHTDFIITSTFQEIAGSKDSVGQYESHAAFTLPGLYRVVHGINVFDPKFNIVSPGADMSTFFPYTDEKRRLKHFHPEIEDLLYGKVENEEYICVLNDRNKPVLFTMARLDRVKNLTGLVEWYGKNPKLRELVNLVVVAGDRRKESKDLEEKAEMKKMFELIEKYKLNGQFRWISSQMNRIRNGELYRYICDTKGAFVQPALYEAFGLTVVEAMTCGLPTFATCNGGPAEIIVHGKSGFNIDPYQGDKAAEIIVSFFEKCKKDPSHWNEISDGGLKRIQEKYTWKIYSERLLTLTGVYSFWKHVSKLDRHKSRRYLEMFYALEYRKLVESVPLTGEE